From one Bacteroides eggerthii genomic stretch:
- a CDS encoding glycosyltransferase family 2 protein: MVSIITVNYNGLDDTCEMIDSFLLNETYPFEIIVVDNGSQPSQAEKFRQYYAIDPQVKVVQNINNGFAGGNNAGLNVASGDYLFFINNDTYITQPILEALVRRLGDKQNGGVSPMLKYHQCTNTIQFAGFTPLTPITLRNHMIGEREPDNGQYSTPHETAYLHGAAMMIRRDVLQRVGPMSEVFFLFYEEMDWSVRIRRAGYRLWYEPASVIYHKESMTAQRDTPLREFYMSRARMLFARRNLSGINQTLSCLYIGLIATPKKAITHLLHGRISLTMAVLKGMMHGMATRLH, encoded by the coding sequence ATGGTCTCCATCATCACCGTCAACTACAACGGCCTCGACGACACCTGCGAAATGATTGACTCTTTCCTGTTGAATGAAACCTATCCTTTCGAAATCATCGTGGTGGACAATGGTTCCCAACCCTCGCAAGCGGAAAAGTTCAGGCAATATTACGCCATTGATCCCCAAGTGAAAGTGGTGCAAAATATCAACAATGGCTTTGCCGGAGGAAACAATGCCGGACTGAATGTGGCCAGTGGCGACTACCTCTTTTTCATCAACAACGACACCTACATTACCCAACCGATACTCGAAGCATTGGTTCGTCGCCTTGGCGACAAGCAGAATGGCGGAGTATCCCCTATGCTGAAATACCACCAATGCACCAACACTATACAATTTGCCGGTTTCACTCCCCTCACCCCTATCACCCTGCGAAACCACATGATAGGCGAACGTGAACCCGACAACGGACAGTATTCCACTCCCCACGAAACAGCCTACCTGCATGGCGCCGCCATGATGATACGTCGTGACGTACTGCAACGGGTAGGTCCCATGAGCGAAGTATTCTTCCTGTTCTACGAAGAAATGGACTGGTCTGTACGGATACGACGGGCCGGATACCGGCTTTGGTACGAACCCGCCTCTGTGATCTACCACAAAGAGAGCATGACGGCGCAAAGAGATACGCCGCTGAGAGAGTTTTATATGTCACGTGCGCGCATGCTGTTCGCACGAAGAAACCTGTCGGGAATAAACCAAACTCTCTCCTGTCTTTATATCGGGCTGATTGCCACACCTAAGAAAGCAATAACCCATTTGCTGCATGGACGCATTTCATTGACCATGGCTGTTCTGAAAGGGATGATGCATGGAATGGCAACAAGGCTTCATTAA
- a CDS encoding O-antigen ligase family protein: MIERGYISPKVLLYAGLVAGLAAIVVCSSSGLLAGVIAIMFLPAALYYLIQTIRFPIVAFYGLFVLNYFITSIIRYGNLSGFSVVMDIGLFCTLFAALVHSILTQKLPWNNGINVLTIGCALWAIYCFLEVGNPTAVFEAWSTSRGIIYTGFIVTFLGSVLINRLRYVKHILFILSILVLLASLKALIQKYIGFDPLERAWLDQGGAKTHIIATGTRYFSFFTDAGNLGSNMGMAGIVYGIITIYSSNRQTKIYYGIVALLGIYTMFLSGTRGAMAVPLGGLMLFGLISKKAHLVLSTAFLGILIYLFFAHTYIGQSNPMIRRMRTAFHPTEDASFNVRAENKKKLAVYLKNRPFGEGLGLGGVEAQRFAHRVTTTIPHDSTYVKLWMETGIVGLCLYLSILIASLLRACYIVMFRVRNNELRGLLTAMLCGVFGLMVSAYGNAFFNQFPTQIIVFTFLAAALNGQRIDSYIDKEIKQNK; encoded by the coding sequence ATGATAGAACGAGGATACATATCGCCCAAAGTATTGCTCTACGCAGGACTTGTTGCAGGATTAGCCGCCATCGTGGTCTGCTCCAGCAGCGGCCTTTTGGCGGGAGTAATTGCAATTATGTTTCTTCCGGCAGCCTTGTACTATCTGATACAGACGATACGCTTCCCGATTGTTGCATTCTATGGTTTATTCGTTCTTAATTATTTTATTACCAGCATAATAAGATATGGAAACCTTTCCGGATTCAGCGTAGTGATGGACATAGGTTTGTTCTGCACATTGTTTGCTGCTTTGGTTCATTCCATACTTACGCAAAAGTTACCCTGGAACAATGGAATAAACGTCCTCACGATAGGTTGCGCCCTATGGGCTATTTATTGTTTTCTTGAGGTGGGTAACCCCACCGCTGTTTTCGAGGCATGGAGCACTTCGCGGGGTATCATATACACTGGGTTCATTGTAACCTTTTTAGGAAGTGTACTCATCAACCGATTGAGGTATGTGAAGCATATTCTTTTCATACTTTCCATTTTAGTACTCTTGGCCTCACTGAAAGCCCTCATCCAAAAATACATAGGTTTCGATCCGCTGGAAAGGGCATGGCTTGACCAAGGTGGCGCCAAAACACATATCATCGCTACGGGTACCCGTTACTTTTCTTTCTTCACAGATGCTGGAAACCTAGGTTCCAATATGGGTATGGCAGGTATCGTTTACGGCATCATTACTATTTATAGTTCCAACAGACAAACAAAAATCTACTATGGCATCGTCGCCTTGTTAGGAATATACACCATGTTCCTCTCCGGCACCCGCGGAGCCATGGCCGTTCCTTTAGGCGGACTCATGCTGTTTGGCCTGATAAGCAAAAAGGCCCACCTCGTATTGTCAACGGCTTTTTTAGGCATCCTCATATACCTGTTTTTTGCTCACACATATATAGGTCAAAGCAATCCTATGATACGCCGTATGCGTACAGCTTTCCACCCAACGGAAGATGCATCTTTCAATGTGCGGGCAGAGAATAAAAAGAAGCTGGCAGTCTACCTAAAAAACCGTCCTTTCGGCGAAGGTCTGGGGCTGGGAGGCGTAGAGGCACAGCGCTTTGCCCATCGTGTCACAACCACAATCCCCCATGACTCCACTTACGTGAAGTTGTGGATGGAGACCGGAATAGTGGGTCTGTGCCTGTACTTAAGCATACTCATCGCAAGCCTCTTACGGGCTTGCTACATCGTGATGTTCCGCGTCAGGAACAATGAACTGCGCGGACTGCTCACCGCCATGCTGTGCGGTGTATTCGGGCTGATGGTGAGCGCCTACGGCAACGCCTTTTTCAATCAGTTCCCCACCCAGATCATTGTTTTCACTTTTCTGGCAGCCGCATTGAACGGGCAGCGTATAGACAGCTATATTGATAAAGAGATAAAACAAAATAAATAG
- a CDS encoding glycosyltransferase family 2 protein, with protein sequence MNFDIFSIFNPDWWMNENNNALLITDSILFLFMAVPVLYLFVCALFSLGKYKNPYPAAKTNHRFLVVFTVLRNGKEVIESINHFLDTQHYPREKYDIAVAATQLSEADLLTLLQMPVNIVVPDKDQCTKVYAIQQVMERYSPNEYDMIVLFNSDNKVVPEALRLFNNAYYSGCDAIQAHRMTENLTTSIAVLNATSEEINNNIFRKGHTRMGFSSALIGSAMAFDFRMFHEIAPTLKGSDISKAMETALLRQNIYTEYLEEVVCYSKKEESANGYEAQRLGWLRSQYSSALFAIKQLPLAMLRGEWDYCNKLFQWLLPSRFLLIALILFFTAVITIMDWTLCLKWYLLLAAIALTFLMALPEGEIARRFRKAIWALPILMFESIFSHILRFKKRENKQ encoded by the coding sequence ATGAATTTCGATATTTTTTCCATATTCAATCCCGACTGGTGGATGAACGAAAACAACAATGCACTGCTTATAACGGACTCTATTCTGTTTTTGTTTATGGCAGTACCGGTGCTGTACCTGTTTGTCTGCGCACTCTTCTCACTGGGCAAATACAAGAACCCCTACCCCGCCGCCAAAACAAACCACCGTTTTCTAGTAGTGTTCACTGTATTGCGAAACGGCAAAGAGGTTATTGAATCCATTAATCACTTTCTGGATACGCAACATTATCCACGTGAAAAATACGACATTGCCGTTGCCGCCACCCAACTGTCCGAAGCAGACTTGCTGACGTTGTTGCAGATGCCGGTCAACATTGTCGTACCCGACAAAGACCAATGTACCAAAGTCTATGCCATTCAGCAAGTCATGGAACGCTATTCGCCCAACGAGTACGACATGATTGTACTCTTCAATTCCGACAACAAAGTAGTGCCGGAAGCCTTGCGCCTCTTCAACAACGCTTACTATTCCGGTTGTGATGCCATACAGGCCCACCGCATGACCGAAAACCTGACTACCAGCATTGCCGTACTCAATGCCACCAGTGAAGAGATCAATAACAACATCTTCCGCAAGGGGCATACACGTATGGGGTTTTCATCCGCCCTGATAGGTTCCGCCATGGCATTCGATTTCAGGATGTTCCACGAGATAGCTCCCACGCTGAAAGGCTCGGACATAAGCAAAGCTATGGAAACGGCACTCTTACGGCAAAACATATATACAGAATATCTGGAAGAGGTTGTTTGTTACAGCAAAAAAGAAGAAAGCGCCAATGGCTACGAAGCCCAGCGTCTGGGGTGGCTGCGCTCCCAATACAGCAGTGCCCTGTTTGCTATCAAGCAGCTCCCCCTTGCCATGTTGCGAGGCGAGTGGGACTATTGCAACAAACTATTTCAATGGCTGTTGCCTTCCCGTTTTCTGCTGATAGCCCTTATCCTCTTCTTCACAGCCGTCATCACGATTATGGACTGGACGCTTTGCCTCAAGTGGTATCTGCTGCTTGCCGCTATCGCGCTGACTTTTCTCATGGCATTGCCCGAAGGTGAAATTGCCCGGCGCTTCAGGAAAGCGATATGGGCATTGCCTATCCTTATGTTCGAGTCTATTTTCAGCCATATCCTGCGATTCAAGAAGAGAGAAAACAAACAATAA
- a CDS encoding TolC family protein, whose amino-acid sequence MILIFILLCISADVVAQQEMTREERIKVLQLLKDNDMELEKGTQQSTSGNRHENIERLELPPLSVFLDAVTENATVKRAQSQVEQVKNEYRLQKRDWWDYFRLNGNYAYGRYNVLNDNSTSFEDWYQSTTASSRHTFNVGASVSVSLSDLFNRPLRLKKYRYDIEQLQYSQEEVMEDRKLKVLNAYNAVTEQLATIKAKAESAALYNAQMKISENNFINGTIDIISLSLERSRRSTAVVQYEQARVSLHNSIILLEMLTNVKIIKDK is encoded by the coding sequence ATGATACTAATTTTCATATTGTTATGCATTTCTGCGGATGTGGTTGCACAACAAGAAATGACACGTGAAGAACGTATCAAAGTATTGCAACTGTTGAAAGACAACGATATGGAATTGGAAAAAGGCACTCAGCAAAGTACCTCAGGGAATCGCCATGAAAATATTGAAAGATTAGAGCTGCCTCCCCTCTCTGTTTTTCTGGATGCTGTGACAGAGAATGCTACCGTAAAACGTGCGCAATCGCAGGTAGAGCAAGTAAAGAACGAATATCGGCTGCAAAAGCGTGACTGGTGGGATTATTTCCGTCTGAACGGCAATTACGCTTACGGACGCTATAATGTGCTTAACGACAACAGCACTTCGTTCGAAGACTGGTATCAGTCCACAACAGCCAGTTCACGTCATACATTCAATGTCGGCGCCAGTGTCAGCGTCAGCCTTAGCGACCTGTTCAACCGCCCACTGCGACTGAAAAAATACAGGTATGACATCGAACAGCTGCAGTACAGCCAAGAGGAAGTGATGGAAGACCGCAAGCTAAAGGTGCTCAACGCCTACAACGCCGTAACCGAGCAGCTTGCCACTATCAAGGCTAAAGCCGAATCGGCAGCACTCTATAATGCACAGATGAAGATCTCGGAAAACAACTTCATCAACGGAACCATAGACATCATATCCTTATCGTTGGAGAGAAGCAGACGCTCCACTGCCGTTGTACAATACGAGCAAGCCCGCGTAAGTCTGCACAACTCCATTATCCTTTTGGAAATGCTGACAAATGTAAAAATCATCAAAGACAAATAG
- a CDS encoding sugar transferase, producing the protein MLYYIYIGNNKTAIDHLNTITDGMFVSVSSINKAVKIINGIRERYNTSILYEQTNTEKDCIDISYLHKKFPRVYIILITGKLQTEHRKAYLQAGVSNTLPLQADKESIQRMSQFLQIRQQHKMQEFSETRRKALNTFHLPLWKRTFDVLFSLSALVILSPLFIGTAIAIRLESKGKVIYKSQRVGSNYRIFNFLKFRSMYTNADKRLKELNALNQYQMEEEVAEDIPDIHFDDLTGSPEEEATLLISDDFIIPEKDFLKQKAHTHESPFVKIENDPRVTRIGRFIRKYSIDELPQLLNVLKGDMSIVGNRPLPLYEAELLTSDAYIDRFMAPSGLTGLWQVEKRGGAGKMSAEERKQLDIKYAQDFSFWLDLKIILRTFTAFVQKENV; encoded by the coding sequence ATGTTATATTATATTTACATAGGAAATAACAAAACAGCAATCGATCATCTGAACACGATTACAGACGGTATGTTCGTTTCTGTTTCCAGTATCAATAAAGCGGTCAAAATCATAAACGGCATCCGCGAAAGATATAACACATCTATCCTTTACGAGCAAACCAATACTGAAAAGGACTGCATCGACATCTCCTATCTTCACAAAAAGTTTCCACGCGTATACATTATCCTCATTACCGGAAAGTTACAAACAGAACACCGCAAAGCCTACCTGCAGGCTGGCGTCAGCAACACCCTGCCCTTACAGGCAGATAAAGAAAGCATCCAAAGAATGAGCCAATTCCTGCAAATACGCCAACAACATAAAATGCAGGAATTCAGTGAGACTCGCCGAAAGGCGCTCAACACTTTTCACCTTCCTTTATGGAAGCGCACATTCGACGTTCTGTTTTCCCTAAGTGCACTTGTTATACTCTCCCCACTGTTCATCGGTACAGCTATTGCCATCCGTCTTGAAAGCAAAGGTAAGGTAATCTACAAGTCACAACGGGTGGGCAGCAATTACCGGATATTCAATTTTCTGAAGTTCCGTTCCATGTACACCAATGCGGACAAACGGTTGAAGGAGCTCAACGCCCTCAACCAGTATCAAATGGAAGAAGAAGTGGCGGAGGACATCCCTGACATTCATTTTGACGACCTCACAGGTTCGCCCGAAGAGGAAGCCACTCTACTGATTTCAGACGATTTCATCATACCGGAAAAAGATTTCCTGAAACAAAAAGCGCATACCCACGAAAGTCCTTTTGTCAAGATAGAGAACGATCCGCGCGTAACACGTATCGGCCGCTTCATCCGCAAATACAGCATAGATGAACTTCCACAGCTACTCAACGTCTTAAAAGGAGACATGAGCATTGTAGGCAACCGTCCTCTCCCACTCTATGAAGCTGAACTGCTGACCAGTGACGCATACATAGACCGCTTCATGGCTCCTTCCGGACTTACCGGTCTTTGGCAAGTGGAAAAGCGGGGCGGAGCCGGTAAGATGTCGGCGGAAGAACGAAAGCAACTTGATATCAAATACGCACAAGATTTTTCTTTCTGGTTGGACCTGAAGATTATCCTTAGGACATTTACAGCGTTTGTGCAGAAAGAGAATGTGTAA
- a CDS encoding glycosyltransferase, which yields MITGRDFIITSLQSWDIAIGSNAKDIAKEISRHNRVLYVNTPVDMLNYLMHSQSPDVQRTKTLIKNKKNGLRQITANLWTLDCPFCAFPVNSFPDGFLFDAVNRLNNKRICKHILSAAQELQFTNHILLIDNDIYRSFYAKEFLKPRISIYYRRDNMTSAFWKKHAPRLEPLLCSKSDLVATNSPQLAEAVKSYNSNCHDIGQGVDLESFRDGASYLLPEDMKKIKRPIIGYMGWITSRRLDADLMYEAAKRLPECSMVLVGGEDDYFKSHKLHSLGNVFFLGEKQQAEIAAYMAHFDVCINPQSVNDITIGNYPRKVDEYLALGKPVVATKTKTMEIFNGYVYNCTGADEYVQSIRAALEKDTTEERKRRMEFAHTHTWENSVSQLYNYINQL from the coding sequence ATGATTACAGGCAGAGATTTCATCATCACAAGTTTACAGTCATGGGACATCGCTATCGGGTCCAATGCCAAAGACATCGCCAAGGAAATATCTCGGCACAACCGGGTGCTCTATGTCAACACTCCTGTTGATATGCTGAACTACTTGATGCATTCGCAAAGTCCCGATGTACAACGCACCAAAACACTTATAAAGAATAAAAAAAACGGACTTAGGCAGATCACTGCCAATCTATGGACTTTGGATTGTCCTTTCTGTGCTTTTCCCGTAAACAGTTTCCCCGATGGATTTCTCTTCGATGCAGTGAACCGGCTGAATAATAAAAGAATATGCAAGCACATCCTATCCGCTGCCCAAGAGCTCCAGTTCACAAACCATATACTTCTGATAGACAACGATATCTATCGCAGCTTCTATGCAAAAGAGTTCTTAAAGCCCCGTATATCCATATATTACAGACGTGACAATATGACCAGTGCTTTTTGGAAGAAACACGCTCCACGCCTAGAGCCTCTGCTATGCAGCAAAAGCGACCTTGTAGCAACCAATTCACCGCAACTGGCAGAAGCCGTCAAGTCCTATAATTCCAACTGCCACGACATCGGGCAAGGTGTAGATTTGGAGAGCTTCAGAGACGGGGCAAGTTATCTCCTCCCCGAAGACATGAAGAAAATCAAACGTCCTATCATCGGATATATGGGCTGGATTACTTCGCGGCGTCTGGATGCCGACCTCATGTATGAAGCAGCCAAGCGGCTTCCTGAATGTTCTATGGTATTGGTTGGTGGAGAAGATGATTATTTTAAATCCCACAAATTACACTCGCTGGGCAATGTTTTCTTTTTGGGTGAGAAACAACAAGCGGAAATAGCGGCATATATGGCACATTTCGATGTGTGTATAAATCCGCAATCGGTCAATGACATTACTATCGGGAACTACCCTCGTAAAGTAGATGAATATTTAGCATTGGGCAAGCCCGTAGTGGCTACAAAGACCAAGACCATGGAAATATTCAACGGATATGTATATAATTGCACCGGGGCCGATGAATACGTACAATCCATACGCGCAGCATTGGAGAAAGACACAACTGAAGAACGAAAAAGGCGCATGGAGTTTGCCCATACGCATACATGGGAAAACAGTGTATCCCAATTATATAATTACATTAACCAATTATAA
- a CDS encoding glycosyltransferase family 4 protein — MKIAIEAQRIFRPNKHGMDFVALESIRELQKRDDGNEYYILVAPGEDRCLEESSNLSIVEVKCPSYPLWEQIALPLAVKRLGADLLHCTSNTAPLWCPVPLVLTLHDIIYLEPRRHRSPSLYQEMGWHYRRLIVPRILKKCRKIITVSRFECERISKALQIPADRITAIYNGYSTHFSPLPEVDMHIVQQYIPEKGFLFFLGNTDPKKNTERVLKAYSLYLQRSATKRPLLIADLKEEYIDRVLQQEGIADIKRHLYYPGYIPNSHLATLYNASFAFLYPSLRESFGIPLLEAMACGTPVVTGNTSAMPEVAGSGALTVDPSKPEEIADRLLQLEQNPTLYQEQKAYGLQRAQQFSWARTARELSKVYQSIKI, encoded by the coding sequence ATGAAAATCGCCATTGAAGCCCAACGCATATTCCGTCCCAACAAGCATGGCATGGACTTCGTCGCCCTGGAATCTATCCGGGAGTTGCAGAAGCGTGACGACGGCAACGAATACTACATTCTCGTTGCTCCAGGCGAGGACCGCTGTCTGGAAGAGTCTTCCAACCTTTCCATCGTAGAAGTGAAATGCCCCAGCTATCCGCTGTGGGAGCAAATAGCCTTGCCACTTGCGGTGAAGCGCCTGGGGGCCGACCTGCTCCATTGTACTTCGAACACAGCACCACTATGGTGTCCCGTTCCGCTTGTGCTGACGCTCCATGACATCATCTATCTGGAACCGCGCCGGCATCGCAGCCCCTCACTATATCAGGAAATGGGCTGGCACTACCGCCGTCTGATAGTACCGCGCATACTGAAGAAGTGCCGGAAGATAATCACCGTCTCCCGCTTCGAATGTGAACGCATCAGCAAGGCGCTGCAAATTCCTGCTGACCGCATCACCGCCATTTACAACGGTTACAGCACACATTTCAGCCCGTTACCTGAAGTGGATATGCACATCGTACAGCAATATATCCCCGAAAAAGGCTTCCTCTTCTTTCTGGGCAACACAGATCCCAAAAAGAATACGGAGCGTGTATTGAAGGCATACAGCCTCTATCTGCAACGCTCCGCCACAAAGCGTCCCTTACTCATCGCCGACCTGAAAGAAGAATACATAGACCGGGTGTTGCAACAAGAAGGTATTGCCGACATAAAACGCCACCTGTATTATCCAGGATACATCCCCAACAGCCATCTTGCCACACTCTACAATGCATCCTTCGCTTTCCTCTATCCTTCGCTTCGCGAGAGCTTCGGCATCCCTTTGCTGGAGGCCATGGCATGCGGCACACCCGTTGTTACGGGAAACACCTCCGCCATGCCCGAAGTGGCCGGCAGCGGTGCGCTGACTGTCGATCCTTCCAAGCCTGAAGAAATTGCGGACAGGCTGCTGCAACTGGAGCAGAACCCCACTTTGTATCAAGAGCAAAAAGCATACGGACTGCAAAGGGCACAGCAATTCTCCTGGGCGCGGACTGCCAGAGAATTATCAAAGGTATATCAATCCATTAAAATCTGA
- a CDS encoding acyltransferase encodes MLESHPRLKKFLHYLLIHPYTARPRWWARTFVIPLVIKRGKGSIIRRKARLDIIPSKKITVGVKSIIEDYAIINNGMGDVIIGDYTHVTSRVKLVGPVTLGNYVTLGSNVQVTGLTHNYLDVTCPIAKQGVTPNRTIIEDDVWIGGNSCINQGITIGTHCIVAAGSVVTKSVPPYSVVGGNPARILKLYDFEKQEWIKTSKK; translated from the coding sequence ATGTTAGAATCTCATCCAAGACTTAAGAAATTTTTGCATTATCTCCTGATACATCCCTATACGGCACGTCCCCGTTGGTGGGCCCGTACATTTGTAATACCTTTGGTTATCAAAAGGGGGAAAGGCTCCATTATCCGCAGAAAGGCCCGGTTGGACATCATTCCTTCTAAAAAAATAACTGTGGGAGTTAAAAGTATCATTGAAGATTATGCCATTATCAACAATGGAATGGGTGATGTCATCATCGGAGACTACACTCATGTCACTTCTCGCGTAAAATTGGTGGGTCCCGTCACTTTAGGCAATTATGTCACGTTAGGCAGTAATGTGCAAGTAACAGGACTGACTCATAATTATTTGGACGTAACATGTCCCATTGCCAAGCAAGGTGTTACTCCCAATCGCACAATCATAGAAGATGATGTATGGATAGGCGGCAATTCATGCATTAATCAAGGAATTACGATAGGTACTCATTGCATTGTAGCCGCAGGCAGCGTAGTTACAAAGTCCGTACCACCCTATTCGGTAGTTGGCGGCAATCCGGCGCGCATACTGAAATTATATGATTTTGAAAAACAGGAATGGATAAAAACATCTAAAAAATAG
- a CDS encoding GumC family protein: MDVIQFIPQFLYRIRYRLLWGSLIVTALVIYFTQFLPFSYTVNSNIYAGVTNASSVTEERSDYFSINSTFDNIINIGKSKGTLEKVSVRLLATCLVHGNEGKDTPYILAKHYRQLLQITPKEVLTLVDRQSVDKTTENLRKYRQPHKGNFVFSIFSQPSNPFFSFKALNKIIIRRLGNSDLIDINYTCSDPGIAQNTIAILEEELTEAYEILRFSSTRNVIAYFEEQVKKAKSALTKEEDDLMRYNVQEEVINYGEQTKALAITKYEVDDRYELARRQYESARSLLDMLEKKMDVRARLIRTNTDLLQELDKVSKLNEKITEQEIFTADTQHSTNEELTRSKRELKQAEDNISHLSDNINEYAFSKEGVGIQNMVNEWLLAVINEAKAQAELKVLEDRRKDIREGYKTLSPVGTQVNRKERAVGLAEDTYREVLRGLSEARLRLKNIEMSTSNLQIITPPEYPLTDNGRKRLLYIIAAFVGSVIFIIGFSLLVELIDRTLRDADRSRRLTGLPVIAAFNGISNLKFRGFLKACNRRAAAYVCQQLNQYLKPGQSIVINLLSMEEREGKSFLARYFADYWKTEGLKVRIVSYHIDFEVDKKEYIQAQQLSDFWQKNDAEETPDIILVEYPALCHFTVPESVIAGANVNLLIANAVRLWSAKDDARMQSLRKILAEKPFFLYLNNADREVVESFTGPLPPYNSLHSFLSNLAQLGLTSQKAAVK, encoded by the coding sequence ATGGATGTCATACAGTTCATACCACAATTTCTTTACCGCATCCGCTACCGGCTGTTGTGGGGAAGTCTCATTGTTACCGCTTTGGTGATTTATTTTACCCAGTTCCTGCCGTTCAGTTACACAGTAAACAGCAACATTTACGCCGGTGTAACCAATGCAAGTTCAGTGACAGAGGAGCGATCTGATTACTTCTCTATCAACAGTACATTCGATAATATTATCAACATCGGAAAGTCCAAAGGCACTTTGGAGAAAGTCTCAGTGCGCTTGCTTGCTACTTGTCTGGTACATGGCAATGAAGGTAAAGACACTCCCTATATCCTTGCCAAACATTACCGGCAATTGTTGCAGATCACACCGAAAGAAGTGCTGACATTGGTGGACCGCCAGTCTGTTGATAAAACAACCGAAAACCTGAGGAAATACCGTCAACCTCATAAAGGCAACTTTGTTTTTTCTATTTTCAGTCAGCCCTCAAACCCTTTCTTCAGTTTCAAGGCCTTGAACAAAATAATCATCAGACGACTGGGAAATAGCGACCTGATTGACATAAACTACACCTGTAGCGACCCCGGCATTGCCCAAAACACAATTGCCATTTTGGAAGAAGAACTGACCGAAGCCTATGAAATACTCCGTTTCAGTTCCACCAGAAACGTCATAGCCTATTTTGAGGAACAAGTAAAGAAAGCCAAAAGCGCCCTGACCAAAGAAGAAGATGACCTGATGCGTTATAATGTGCAAGAAGAAGTAATTAACTATGGAGAGCAAACCAAAGCTCTTGCCATCACCAAATACGAAGTGGACGACCGTTACGAACTTGCCAGACGGCAATATGAAAGCGCCCGTTCGCTACTTGATATGCTGGAAAAGAAAATGGATGTACGCGCCCGGCTCATACGCACCAATACCGACCTTCTACAAGAATTGGACAAAGTCAGCAAGCTGAATGAAAAGATAACGGAACAAGAAATTTTCACTGCTGATACCCAGCATAGCACCAATGAAGAGCTTACAAGAAGTAAGCGTGAACTAAAGCAGGCAGAAGATAATATCAGTCATCTGTCCGACAATATCAACGAATACGCATTCTCTAAAGAAGGGGTCGGTATACAGAATATGGTTAATGAATGGTTATTAGCTGTCATTAACGAAGCCAAAGCTCAAGCAGAACTTAAAGTATTGGAAGACCGTCGGAAAGATATTCGTGAAGGATATAAAACCTTATCTCCTGTTGGAACGCAAGTCAACCGCAAAGAGCGTGCGGTAGGTCTTGCCGAAGACACTTATCGTGAAGTGCTTCGTGGTTTGTCGGAAGCTCGTCTCCGCCTGAAAAATATAGAAATGAGTACGAGTAATCTCCAGATCATTACTCCACCGGAATACCCCCTGACAGATAACGGTCGCAAACGTTTATTGTACATCATTGCCGCTTTTGTAGGCAGTGTGATATTCATTATCGGCTTCTCCTTATTGGTAGAATTGATAGACCGGACCTTGCGTGATGCCGACCGTAGCAGGCGCCTTACAGGCTTACCGGTGATTGCGGCTTTCAATGGCATCAGCAACTTGAAATTCCGCGGTTTTCTCAAAGCGTGCAACCGTCGTGCAGCAGCTTATGTCTGCCAGCAGCTCAATCAGTATCTCAAGCCTGGTCAGTCAATAGTCATCAATCTGCTCAGTATGGAAGAAAGAGAAGGAAAGTCGTTCCTTGCCAGATACTTTGCCGACTACTGGAAAACAGAAGGCCTGAAAGTGCGTATCGTCTCTTATCACATAGACTTTGAGGTAGACAAAAAAGAATACATACAAGCCCAACAGTTATCGGATTTTTGGCAGAAAAACGATGCAGAAGAAACACCGGACATCATTTTGGTTGAATATCCGGCATTATGCCATTTCACCGTACCAGAGTCTGTAATAGCCGGAGCGAACGTCAATCTGTTGATAGCAAATGCCGTACGTCTGTGGAGCGCAAAAGATGATGCACGAATGCAATCGTTGCGCAAGATATTGGCAGAGAAACCTTTCTTCCTCTACCTCAACAACGCCGACCGCGAAGTAGTGGAATCATTCACCGGTCCACTTCCTCCCTACAATTCATTGCACAGTTTCCTCAGCAATCTGGCACAATTGGGACTCACCTCCCAAAAAGCCGCTGTAAAATAG